The following are from one region of the Bradyrhizobium septentrionale genome:
- a CDS encoding YecA family protein, which yields MPLADLERWLQARIDRHPAATSIPMLDGYAAAIVAGPVSMSPLDWICPLLAIDADAFNHGGTPEFAAISAVALRHNDISNTLSTAPDRFEPIHRRNPNGDVDPRPWCQGFHAAMRLRLSAWAPMLDTSNVNHGLLLPILLHCRDDQGQPMLGSPRSGRETADFLRNAYADIPAVVEAMRQYWMPIRYPRAR from the coding sequence ATGCCGCTTGCGGACCTCGAGCGATGGCTCCAGGCTCGCATCGATCGCCATCCTGCCGCCACTAGCATTCCCATGCTCGACGGCTATGCTGCCGCGATCGTAGCCGGACCGGTCTCGATGAGCCCGCTCGATTGGATCTGCCCGCTGCTCGCGATCGATGCCGACGCGTTCAACCATGGCGGCACGCCGGAGTTCGCCGCGATCTCCGCCGTTGCGCTGCGCCACAACGACATCAGCAACACCCTCTCGACTGCCCCCGATCGGTTCGAGCCGATACACCGGCGCAACCCCAATGGCGACGTCGATCCGCGTCCCTGGTGCCAGGGTTTCCATGCCGCGATGCGGCTCAGGCTGTCGGCGTGGGCGCCGATGCTGGACACCAGCAATGTCAATCACGGCCTGCTTCTGCCCATTCTGTTGCACTGTCGCGACGATCAGGGGCAGCCGATGCTCGGATCCCCCCGAAGCGGCCGCGAGACTGCCGACTTTCTGCGTAACGCCTACGCCGATATTCCAGCGGTCGTCGAGGCCATGCGCCAATATTGGATGCCGATCCGCTACCCACGCGCCCGCTGA
- a CDS encoding DUF736 domain-containing protein has protein sequence MAQIGTFIRDENGSYAGTIKTLTLNVKATIKPCDRDNDKAPDYRVTVNGVEFGAGWSRTARETGAEYLSLKLDDPSFTAPVYASLVQADKGEHKLIWSR, from the coding sequence ATGGCTCAGATCGGCACCTTCATCCGCGACGAAAACGGCTCCTATGCCGGCACGATCAAGACCCTCACCCTCAACGTCAAGGCCACCATCAAACCCTGCGACCGTGACAACGACAAGGCGCCCGACTATCGCGTCACCGTCAACGGTGTCGAGTTCGGCGCCGGTTGGAGCAGGACCGCCCGTGAGACAGGCGCCGAGTACCTCTCGCTCAAGCTCGACGATCCGTCCTTCACGGCTCCGGTCTACGCCTCCCTCGTTCAAGCCGACAAGGGCGAGCACAAGCTCATCTGGTCGCGATGA
- the mobC gene encoding plasmid mobilization relaxosome protein MobC: protein MQHSPNEHEALRAIVRELNRIGGNINQIARAANTSVLQGRAVEPDFLAIREAKLVIETELARLRDALHGNADYWDGRR from the coding sequence GTGCAGCATTCCCCGAACGAGCATGAAGCGCTTCGCGCGATCGTTCGCGAGCTCAACCGGATCGGCGGCAACATCAACCAGATCGCGCGTGCGGCAAACACCAGTGTGTTGCAGGGCAGGGCGGTTGAGCCTGATTTTCTCGCAATTCGAGAGGCCAAATTGGTCATTGAAACTGAACTCGCGCGGCTACGTGATGCGCTGCATGGGAATGCGGATTATTGGGATGGGCGGCGATGA
- a CDS encoding relaxase/mobilization nuclease domain-containing protein produces MRAKLERIVRRAPEVMVKITGRTKSVAHLKSHLAYITRNGELDAETEQGASLTGRSRLKDLQQRWEDDAVLDDKRRRDGALSINIILSMPAGTDAIAVKDSARAFAIETFDGNHDDVFVQHLDDKHPHVHLTVRSLGHDGKRLNPRKADLQAWRERFAGELRLRGIATEATPRRTRGRVRKADRGPVLALRKRKIRPDVDRFARTDVLSEVRGGKVVKHPWDEKIMSRQDAIRQRYLDYAAELKRSGAAADHALSRQIRQFVNDMPAVETRRHALKNELSELANTRRRGAEQGVDAEGRHQTRGNDRTR; encoded by the coding sequence ATGCGTGCCAAGCTCGAACGCATCGTGCGCCGAGCGCCAGAGGTGATGGTCAAAATCACCGGCCGGACCAAGAGCGTGGCTCATCTCAAATCGCACCTCGCATACATCACGCGAAACGGCGAACTCGATGCGGAAACAGAGCAGGGCGCGTCACTGACGGGTCGGTCTAGATTGAAGGATCTGCAGCAACGATGGGAGGATGATGCTGTTCTTGACGACAAGCGCCGCCGCGATGGGGCGCTTTCGATCAACATCATTCTGTCTATGCCGGCGGGAACTGACGCGATTGCGGTCAAGGATTCGGCGCGGGCGTTTGCGATCGAGACGTTCGATGGCAATCACGACGACGTCTTCGTCCAGCACCTCGACGACAAGCATCCCCACGTGCACTTGACCGTTCGGTCGCTTGGCCATGACGGCAAGCGCCTCAACCCTCGCAAGGCGGATCTTCAGGCCTGGCGGGAGCGGTTTGCTGGCGAGCTCCGGCTTCGCGGGATTGCGACGGAGGCAACGCCGCGGCGAACCCGCGGACGGGTTCGAAAGGCTGATCGCGGGCCGGTGCTCGCTTTGCGCAAGCGAAAGATCAGGCCCGATGTCGACCGATTCGCCCGCACGGATGTGCTTTCGGAGGTGAGGGGCGGCAAGGTTGTGAAACATCCTTGGGACGAAAAGATTATGTCACGTCAGGATGCGATCCGGCAGCGATATCTCGACTATGCCGCCGAGCTAAAGCGCTCTGGAGCGGCAGCAGATCACGCCCTCTCGCGCCAGATTCGGCAATTCGTCAACGACATGCCTGCTGTCGAAACCCGTCGGCATGCGCTGAAGAATGAGCTTTCGGAGCTTGCCAATACCCGCCGCCGCGGCGCGGAGCAGGGCGTCGATGCAGAGGGGCGCCACCAAACAAGAGGCAATGACCGGACCAGATGA
- the nopM gene encoding T3SS effector NEL-type E3 ubiquitin ligase NopM, with protein sequence MNTGQAQWSAGSSSDASEEGEQESYLSGFSRAVADLVEAMTGYRTPASARAQILDNWVAEEGQGEAENRRQGRTRIRGSDNAGSHLLDLSSLSLTALPAALPPRLLELRARHNELSSLPSSFPPGLQHLLISHNRLTNLPDALPATLSRLEVADNSLTSLPANLPAGLEILNASDNRLTSLPDALPSRLTSLAVSGNQLTDLPDSLPSGLIELDVSSNQLANLLAPLPSTLQSLNLSGNRLTSLPEDLLEGLVPNLSLSYPHLENLEFGDNPLPDDVLANLAAAEAPPQLAQQSLYEAAAHWLGDAPSALAEWLHFADEPGAQDYARFLERLRETVNYGNHEFRQRVADDLRQAAANPRLREQFFAQASEANASCEDRVTLHWNGMQTARLNADVEGGVYDDRLGELIQRGRVAFRLEALDEIARDRVNSLLSLDPDIDDVEVYLAYQHRLREPLELSHVAPDMRFLAVSRVSEDDATEALDLVREREANQFTDYMATRWQPWETVLRRIAPDEHAAMQDRLVEAMGEEFQSRLDQRLAEHGLVGDVDAERVLGAQVRNQIAGEIKGEVMHRLLAERGLEQ encoded by the coding sequence ATGAACACAGGACAGGCACAGTGGAGTGCAGGTTCTTCCTCGGACGCTTCTGAAGAGGGGGAGCAGGAAAGTTACCTCAGCGGCTTCAGCCGAGCCGTGGCGGATTTGGTCGAAGCCATGACAGGATATCGGACCCCGGCCTCCGCGCGCGCGCAGATCCTCGACAACTGGGTTGCCGAAGAGGGGCAGGGCGAAGCCGAGAATCGGCGACAGGGGCGCACACGAATTAGGGGTTCGGACAACGCGGGCTCGCACTTGCTGGATTTGTCCTCCCTCTCCCTGACCGCTTTGCCCGCCGCCCTGCCGCCAAGATTGCTTGAACTGCGCGCCAGGCACAACGAGCTAAGCAGCCTGCCCTCTAGCTTCCCACCCGGTCTTCAGCATCTTCTCATTAGCCATAACCGGTTGACCAATTTGCCGGACGCTCTTCCGGCGACCCTCTCTCGGCTGGAGGTGGCCGATAACAGCTTGACCAGTCTGCCGGCCAACCTTCCGGCTGGGCTCGAGATCCTGAACGCAAGCGACAACCGACTAACTAGCCTGCCGGACGCTCTCCCGAGCAGGCTCACCTCGCTCGCGGTTAGTGGCAATCAGCTTACCGACCTCCCCGACTCCCTCCCATCGGGGCTTATTGAACTCGATGTCAGCAGCAATCAATTGGCCAACCTCCTCGCCCCCCTTCCGAGCACGCTCCAATCACTCAATCTCAGCGGTAACCGGCTGACCAGCCTGCCTGAGGATCTTCTTGAGGGTCTTGTACCGAATCTTAGTCTCAGCTACCCGCATTTGGAGAACCTCGAGTTCGGGGATAACCCGCTGCCGGACGACGTCCTCGCTAATCTGGCGGCGGCTGAAGCGCCACCTCAGCTTGCGCAGCAATCTCTATATGAGGCTGCCGCGCACTGGCTGGGAGACGCCCCCTCGGCACTGGCCGAATGGCTGCACTTTGCGGATGAGCCCGGCGCCCAGGACTACGCACGGTTCCTAGAGAGGCTACGAGAGACCGTTAACTATGGCAATCACGAGTTTCGGCAGAGAGTGGCTGATGATCTGCGGCAGGCGGCGGCCAATCCGAGATTGCGCGAGCAGTTTTTTGCACAGGCTTCCGAGGCCAACGCGAGCTGCGAGGATCGAGTTACCTTGCACTGGAACGGTATGCAGACCGCGCGCCTCAACGCTGATGTCGAGGGCGGCGTCTATGACGATCGTCTTGGCGAACTGATCCAGCGCGGCCGTGTTGCGTTCCGCTTGGAGGCGCTTGATGAGATCGCGCGCGACAGGGTCAACTCGCTCCTCAGCCTCGACCCAGACATAGACGACGTGGAAGTCTACTTGGCCTATCAACATCGGCTGCGCGAGCCGCTGGAGCTCAGTCACGTCGCCCCTGACATGCGCTTCCTGGCGGTCTCTCGCGTAAGCGAGGATGATGCGACGGAGGCACTGGACCTGGTCCGGGAGCGGGAAGCGAACCAATTCACCGACTATATGGCAACCCGCTGGCAACCTTGGGAGACGGTGCTGAGGCGCATCGCACCGGACGAACATGCAGCGATGCAGGACCGGCTCGTCGAAGCCATGGGCGAAGAGTTTCAAAGCCGTCTGGATCAGCGACTGGCCGAACATGGTCTGGTAGGCGACGTCGATGCCGAGCGGGTGCTCGGAGCCCAAGTCCGAAACCAAATCGCTGGCGAGATAAAAGGCGAGGTCATGCACCGGCTGCTCGCAGAGCGTGGCCTAGAACAATGA
- a CDS encoding Ulp1 family isopeptidase — MEAAPAPAARARSGTYRGFPLVDLTAPTPSESRDDANSVRPFPSTSADAQIGALDPTASSHGRGLVLQDTEWLGDEHIDRDCRLQEQDLQRYHPNLAARTRFVNPLIVLNYLRSDHDGVVRTEFQRIVDDDNGNDAADFLFLPVINADPEDPNSLGNHWSLLFVDRSDRGRPVAYHYDSYGGLNNKDAEHLAGQLDLRLEPAGMARQRNGYDCGVFVVDGTRALVRQLEQGREPHLLNFSDLVANRQALQNRLRG, encoded by the coding sequence ATGGAAGCAGCGCCGGCGCCCGCTGCCAGGGCTCGCTCAGGCACCTACCGCGGTTTTCCATTGGTTGATCTGACTGCGCCCACGCCGTCCGAATCACGCGACGATGCTAATTCTGTACGGCCGTTTCCGAGCACCTCCGCTGATGCTCAGATCGGGGCTTTAGATCCGACAGCCTCGTCTCACGGCCGCGGGCTGGTGCTCCAGGACACGGAATGGCTGGGCGACGAGCATATCGACAGGGATTGCCGGCTCCAGGAGCAGGATTTGCAGAGGTACCATCCAAATCTCGCCGCCCGGACGCGATTCGTGAATCCCCTCATCGTCCTAAATTATCTGCGCTCTGACCACGATGGCGTCGTGCGAACCGAATTCCAGCGCATCGTCGATGATGATAATGGTAATGATGCAGCCGACTTCCTGTTCCTGCCCGTGATTAATGCCGATCCTGAAGATCCTAATAGCCTCGGCAACCATTGGTCGCTGTTGTTCGTTGATCGCAGCGACCGGGGCCGGCCGGTCGCCTATCACTACGATTCCTACGGCGGACTCAACAACAAGGATGCAGAACATCTCGCAGGTCAGCTGGACCTCCGCCTGGAGCCAGCCGGCATGGCCCGGCAGCGGAACGGCTATGATTGCGGCGTCTTTGTCGTGGACGGCACGCGGGCGCTGGTTAGGCAATTGGAGCAAGGACGGGAACCACACCTGCTGAACTTCAGCGACCTCGTTGCCAATCGGCAGGCACTGCAGAACCGACTCAGGGGCTGA
- a CDS encoding recombinase family protein, with protein sequence MSIKITPDHLSRTAVVYVRQSTMSQVTGNLESQRRQYDLAKAAETTGFKSVTVIDDDLGRSGSGSTQRPGFERLVAMVCSGDVGTVYCIEASRLARNGRDWHHLSFSD encoded by the coding sequence ATGAGTATCAAGATCACGCCTGATCACCTCAGCCGCACCGCCGTCGTCTATGTTCGCCAATCGACAATGTCCCAAGTCACGGGGAATCTCGAAAGCCAGCGGCGGCAATATGACTTGGCAAAGGCCGCGGAAACCACCGGATTTAAGTCGGTGACGGTCATTGACGACGATCTTGGCCGCTCAGGTTCCGGCAGCACTCAGCGGCCCGGATTTGAGCGGCTTGTGGCGATGGTGTGCTCGGGCGATGTCGGTACCGTCTATTGCATCGAGGCATCGCGGCTGGCGCGCAATGGACGCGACTGGCATCACTTGAGCTTCTCGGACTGA
- the tnpB gene encoding IS66 family insertion sequence element accessory protein TnpB (TnpB, as the term is used for proteins encoded by IS66 family insertion elements, is considered an accessory protein, since TnpC, encoded by a neighboring gene, is a DDE family transposase.) gives MQNVGRWADRIKILVWDRTGLVLVHKRLEGCKFVWPTIADGVMRISPAMFAALFEGLDRSAASTGRWITAAE, from the coding sequence ATGCAGAATGTCGGGCGTTGGGCGGACCGGATCAAAATTTTGGTCTGGGATCGAACGGGCCTGGTGTTGGTGCACAAGCGTCTCGAAGGTTGCAAGTTCGTTTGGCCAACGATCGCAGACGGCGTGATGCGCATATCGCCGGCGATGTTCGCAGCCCTGTTCGAGGGGCTGGATAGAAGCGCGGCGTCCACAGGTCGCTGGATAACTGCGGCAGAATGA
- a CDS encoding tyrosine-type recombinase/integrase, translated as MAELVDRFMVDHVRAKRKDGTAEFYRDVLDRIVKPALGTAKADKLTRVQVSKLHSSLAETPFQANRVLAVVGSMYAFAARTDIVAEGTHPARGIEKFKESRRERFLTSDELERIGGAIREAETVGIAWTVDETKPTAKHVAKEKRSTRIAPSAAAALRLLLFTGCRLREILHLRWQHVDIERGCLFLPDSKSGRKTVILNAPALSVLNNLEWIGPYVVPGDDPEMPRHDLKRPWGAITKRAGLTGVRLHDLRHTYASFGAGSGLGLPIIGRLLGHTQAVTTARYAHLDNDPLRRASESIAGQIAAALDGKRPPTVTPFRRKAARWKMHSYN; from the coding sequence GTGGCTGAATTGGTCGACCGTTTCATGGTTGACCACGTGCGAGCGAAACGCAAGGACGGGACGGCAGAGTTCTACCGGGACGTCTTGGACCGCATTGTTAAGCCGGCCTTGGGCACCGCTAAGGCCGACAAGCTGACGCGGGTACAGGTCAGCAAGCTGCACTCCTCGCTCGCCGAGACGCCCTTCCAGGCCAACCGTGTTTTAGCGGTGGTTGGTAGCATGTACGCCTTCGCAGCTCGGACCGACATCGTCGCCGAAGGCACCCATCCGGCGCGCGGCATCGAAAAATTTAAGGAAAGCCGCCGCGAACGTTTCCTGACTAGCGATGAACTTGAGCGCATTGGAGGTGCTATTCGGGAAGCGGAAACGGTCGGCATTGCTTGGACGGTGGATGAAACGAAACCTACTGCCAAACATGTCGCAAAGGAGAAGCGTTCTACCCGGATCGCACCGTCTGCCGCGGCCGCGCTGCGGCTCCTCCTATTTACCGGCTGCCGTTTGAGGGAAATCCTGCATCTGCGGTGGCAACATGTAGATATTGAGCGCGGCTGTTTGTTTCTGCCTGACAGCAAGAGTGGCCGAAAAACGGTCATTCTAAACGCGCCAGCCCTTTCTGTACTGAACAATCTAGAGTGGATTGGGCCCTATGTCGTTCCCGGCGACGACCCGGAAATGCCACGCCACGATCTGAAACGGCCGTGGGGTGCCATCACCAAAAGGGCCGGCCTAACCGGTGTTCGGCTTCACGACTTGCGGCACACCTACGCAAGTTTCGGTGCTGGTAGCGGGCTAGGATTGCCAATCATTGGCCGGCTGCTTGGCCACACGCAAGCGGTCACTACGGCGCGGTACGCACACCTTGACAATGATCCGCTTCGGCGAGCATCAGAATCAATTGCAGGCCAAATTGCAGCGGCATTAGACGGCAAACGGCCGCCGACGGTGACGCCCTTTCGACGCAAGGCCGCTCGATGGAAGATGCACAGCTACAACTAG
- a CDS encoding phosphoribosyltransferase-like protein: protein MSHGVEFWLTILVKNALGYGNSEGRTVTLWNVSTSTFTALWCPGVVDGEPWFPLFIRRGYAGRLIVA from the coding sequence ATGAGCCATGGCGTGGAATTTTGGCTCACAATTTTAGTTAAAAACGCGCTCGGCTACGGAAACTCAGAAGGCCGTACAGTCACGCTATGGAACGTTTCAACCTCTACGTTCACTGCGTTATGGTGCCCGGGCGTTGTTGATGGCGAGCCTTGGTTTCCACTTTTTATTCGCCGCGGTTACGCCGGTCGTCTCATCGTAGCCTAA
- a CDS encoding carotenoid biosynthesis protein, translating into MTPDNVARSRHAAQQDTVLWLFVAGILAAAIGFSWNPTPFAQALAVVFIACALAHAALAYGARRALILFVACNAISFAMENLGTATGFPFGVYHFEVGAGLPHVGLIPIVVGPLWFGAGYFSWTVASVLLDGADHQLDRPFNLIALPVVAAFVMTQWDLVIDAPNATIAKVWIWHNGGGVFGVPLTNYVGWLLTSWLIFQVFALYLRRSDLRPYSKLSLKLPAIGILFYVGAGLTHIVPWVMGQTGEAVDARGYGWQVHDIREATVAILLLTMLFTALLAALRLLRRTSQK; encoded by the coding sequence ATGACACCAGACAACGTGGCGCGCAGTCGACACGCCGCGCAGCAGGATACCGTGCTTTGGCTGTTCGTCGCTGGTATTCTTGCTGCCGCAATCGGGTTTTCCTGGAATCCAACTCCGTTCGCGCAAGCGCTCGCGGTAGTTTTCATTGCCTGCGCACTAGCCCACGCCGCCCTTGCTTATGGGGCGCGACGCGCCTTGATTCTGTTCGTTGCTTGCAATGCAATTTCGTTTGCGATGGAGAACCTCGGCACCGCCACGGGCTTTCCATTCGGCGTCTATCATTTTGAGGTCGGTGCGGGTCTACCGCATGTCGGCCTCATTCCGATCGTCGTCGGACCCCTGTGGTTCGGCGCGGGCTATTTTTCGTGGACGGTCGCGTCTGTTCTGCTTGATGGCGCCGACCATCAGCTCGATCGTCCTTTCAACTTGATCGCCCTGCCCGTCGTCGCGGCGTTCGTGATGACTCAATGGGACCTTGTGATAGATGCCCCCAACGCAACTATCGCCAAGGTCTGGATATGGCACAACGGCGGCGGTGTGTTCGGTGTTCCTCTTACCAACTATGTTGGCTGGCTTCTCACCTCATGGCTGATTTTCCAGGTCTTCGCGCTCTACCTGCGCCGCAGCGACCTCCGGCCGTATTCAAAGCTGAGCCTCAAGCTGCCGGCGATCGGTATCCTGTTCTATGTAGGCGCCGGCCTTACTCACATCGTACCCTGGGTAATGGGACAGACAGGCGAAGCCGTGGACGCCAGAGGGTATGGCTGGCAGGTCCACGACATCCGCGAAGCCACCGTCGCAATCCTGCTGTTAACGATGCTCTTCACCGCGCTGTTGGCAGCGCTGCGCCTACTGCGCCGGACGAGTCAAAAATGA
- a CDS encoding cold-shock protein, with the protein MTKWVADRGFGFIKPDSGGDDVFLHIKALPLGSEPQEGTRVTYDVTNDARSGKSRAVNVHTRSQ; encoded by the coding sequence GTGACGAAGTGGGTCGCCGATCGCGGCTTTGGGTTCATCAAGCCCGACTCAGGGGGCGACGATGTCTTCCTGCATATTAAAGCGCTGCCACTCGGCTCGGAGCCTCAGGAAGGCACGCGCGTAACCTACGATGTCACCAATGACGCCCGCAGCGGTAAGTCGCGGGCGGTCAATGTGCACACACGGTCGCAGTGA